A single region of the Bacteroides luhongzhouii genome encodes:
- a CDS encoding TonB-dependent receptor: MKRSHYIIGGLALAMSMPSSLQAQTTQPKDTTMNRTVVVEQEYNPDIMDASKVNVLPKVEEPTVSKKEVEYATTFFPATSVPAGLMRPYTGKEVQPGTTPGYVRAGYGNYGNLDILANYLFRLSKKDKLDVRFQMDGMDGKLTLPFTDGEKWNAFYYRTRANVDYTHQFDKLDLNIAGNFGLSNFNFQPESVNSKQKFTSGDFHAGIHFIDETAPLRFNAETNLLMYERQHNMFNEFETNTGIKETIIRTKGDVTGAIGDQQLITIALEMNNLLYNGYTKNVSTGDEYFKNYTTLLLNPYYELDNDDWKLHIGANVDLSFGFDKSFRISPDITAQYIFSDSYIVYAKATGGKQLNDFRRLESICPYGELPEANTTATLGYVQRPYDTYEQINGSIGFKTSPYPGLWFNVFGGYQNLKNDLSYLGFDPSNIYSGSYLSFAQDNTDNLYLGGEISYDYKDILGISAKYTYRNWDSKTGEYLLTVKPVSEMSFNVRIHPISALNINLGYESISRKEVKEHAKMTAVNDLHIGASYNVFKGVSVYAQVHNLLNKKYQYYLGYPTEGFNFLGGLSFRF, from the coding sequence ATGAAACGATCTCATTATATAATAGGGGGACTCGCATTGGCAATGTCAATGCCATCCAGCCTTCAAGCCCAAACTACCCAACCGAAGGATACAACAATGAACCGTACGGTCGTTGTGGAACAAGAATATAACCCAGACATTATGGACGCTTCGAAAGTAAACGTCCTGCCTAAAGTAGAAGAACCGACAGTGAGCAAGAAAGAGGTAGAGTATGCCACAACATTCTTTCCGGCCACTTCCGTTCCGGCAGGTCTGATGCGCCCCTATACCGGAAAAGAAGTTCAGCCCGGCACTACCCCGGGATATGTACGTGCCGGATATGGTAATTATGGCAATTTGGACATTCTTGCCAATTATCTATTCCGTCTGTCAAAGAAAGACAAATTGGATGTACGTTTCCAAATGGATGGAATGGATGGTAAGTTAACTCTTCCCTTCACAGATGGAGAGAAATGGAATGCTTTCTACTACCGCACACGTGCTAATGTGGATTATACGCATCAATTCGATAAGTTGGATTTAAATATTGCCGGAAACTTCGGATTGAGCAACTTCAACTTCCAACCGGAAAGCGTAAACAGCAAGCAGAAATTCACATCCGGTGACTTCCATGCGGGCATTCATTTCATTGATGAGACCGCACCACTGCGTTTCAATGCAGAAACAAATCTGTTGATGTATGAACGCCAGCATAACATGTTCAATGAATTTGAAACCAATACAGGTATCAAGGAAACAATCATACGTACCAAAGGCGATGTCACGGGAGCTATCGGCGACCAACAATTAATAACTATCGCTTTGGAAATGAACAATCTTCTCTACAACGGATATACAAAGAATGTTTCTACCGGAGATGAATATTTCAAAAACTACACAACACTTCTTTTAAATCCATATTATGAACTGGATAATGATGACTGGAAATTGCATATCGGAGCCAATGTAGATTTATCTTTCGGATTTGATAAGTCTTTCCGTATTTCACCCGATATCACTGCACAGTATATTTTTTCTGACAGCTACATTGTTTATGCAAAAGCAACTGGCGGTAAGCAACTGAATGATTTCCGCAGATTAGAAAGTATCTGTCCTTACGGTGAACTGCCGGAGGCAAATACCACTGCCACTTTGGGATATGTACAACGTCCTTATGATACTTACGAGCAAATCAACGGTAGTATCGGATTCAAAACAAGCCCTTATCCGGGACTTTGGTTCAACGTGTTCGGTGGTTATCAGAATCTAAAGAACGACTTATCTTATTTAGGTTTTGACCCAAGTAATATTTATTCAGGTTCTTATCTTTCTTTTGCTCAAGATAATACAGATAATCTTTACCTTGGAGGTGAAATCAGTTACGATTACAAAGATATCCTCGGAATATCAGCTAAATATACTTACCGTAATTGGGACAGCAAAACAGGGGAATATCTGTTGACTGTGAAACCAGTCAGTGAAATGTCTTTCAATGTACGTATTCATCCGATCTCTGCTCTTAACATAAATCTGGGTTATGAATCTATCAGCCGCAAAGAAGTAAAAGAGCATGCGAAAATGACTGCAGTGAATGATTTGCATATCGGAGCCAGCTACAATGTGTTCAAAGGCGTATCTGTCTATGCTCAAGTACATAACTTGCTGAACAAGAAATATCAATATTATTTAGGTTATCCTACGGAAGGATTCAATTTCTTAGGAGGATTGAGTTTCCGATTCTAA
- a CDS encoding Rpn family recombination-promoting nuclease/putative transposase — protein sequence MKKENGKGDEPMASNYIRFDWAMKRLLRNKANFAVLEGFLTTLLNEKIVIQKLLESEGNQEDEFDKYNRVDMLAENSKGELILIEVQNNNEYAYFQRMLFGTSKLVTEYINRGEGYDKVRKVYSVNIVYFSLGNGKDIVYHGKTEFRGIHQNDVLELTPFQKQTFKVDAVSQLYPEYYILKVNDFNQVAKSPLEEWIGYLNTGDIPDSATAPGLTEARERLKLDKMTKTELEAYYRHLDNIVILKDNILTERAEGRAEGRAEGRAEEKKETARNMKILNIPINTISQITGLSVEEIQGL from the coding sequence ATGAAAAAAGAAAATGGGAAAGGAGACGAACCTATGGCCAGTAATTATATTCGTTTCGATTGGGCTATGAAACGCTTATTGCGTAATAAAGCCAATTTTGCAGTTCTTGAAGGCTTCCTGACTACTCTTCTCAATGAAAAGATTGTCATTCAGAAATTGTTGGAAAGTGAAGGTAATCAAGAAGATGAGTTTGATAAGTATAATCGTGTTGATATGCTTGCGGAGAACTCTAAAGGAGAACTTATTCTGATTGAAGTTCAGAATAACAATGAGTATGCTTATTTTCAGCGTATGTTGTTTGGTACTTCTAAATTGGTGACCGAGTACATCAATCGTGGAGAAGGTTATGATAAAGTACGTAAAGTGTATAGCGTCAATATTGTCTATTTTTCATTGGGCAATGGAAAGGATATAGTATATCATGGTAAAACGGAATTCAGAGGGATTCATCAGAATGATGTGCTGGAGTTGACTCCGTTCCAAAAACAGACGTTTAAGGTCGATGCTGTCAGCCAGCTTTATCCTGAATATTATATACTAAAGGTGAATGACTTTAATCAGGTTGCCAAGAGCCCGTTGGAAGAATGGATTGGTTATCTGAATACAGGTGATATTCCTGATAGTGCTACTGCTCCCGGTTTGACGGAGGCCCGTGAACGATTGAAACTTGATAAAATGACGAAAACCGAACTTGAAGCATATTATCGTCATTTGGATAATATTGTAATATTGAAAGATAATATATTAACAGAACGTGCAGAAGGCCGTGCGGAAGGCCGTGCAGAAGGCCGTGCAGAAGAAAAAAAAGAAACAGCACGTAATATGAAGATTTTGAATATTCCTATTAATACTATTTCACAGATAACAGGTCTGTCGGTAGAAGAAATACAAGGCTTATAA
- a CDS encoding DNA-binding protein yields MSVNYDLYETPNPDKSGEELPLHARVVLKGSYTAEEFVEQVTAFQHMPHAQVVGVIEAISKELRHLLLKGFSVELGDIGYFTLSLNVNKEVTDSKDLRSPSVSLKDINLRINRQFKKDIETELVLQRYHSPFRVKNPLAEEKCLQRLNKFLEKNPCINRQDYALLVGKTKTQALQDINAFIEKGILKKYGAGRSVVYIKIG; encoded by the coding sequence ATGAGTGTTAATTATGACCTTTATGAGACTCCCAACCCTGATAAGAGTGGAGAAGAACTACCACTGCATGCACGTGTCGTTTTGAAAGGCAGTTATACAGCCGAAGAATTTGTAGAACAAGTGACTGCATTTCAGCATATGCCTCATGCGCAAGTGGTAGGTGTCATAGAAGCTATTTCGAAAGAACTAAGACATTTGCTTTTGAAGGGATTTTCCGTTGAATTGGGTGATATTGGTTATTTTACTCTTTCTTTGAATGTGAACAAAGAAGTGACTGATTCAAAAGACTTGCGTTCACCGTCAGTATCTCTTAAAGATATTAATTTGAGAATCAACCGCCAGTTTAAGAAGGATATTGAGACTGAATTGGTATTACAACGTTATCATTCGCCTTTTCGTGTGAAGAATCCTTTAGCAGAAGAAAAGTGTTTGCAGCGATTAAATAAATTCTTGGAAAAGAATCCATGTATTAACCGGCAGGATTATGCCTTACTTGTTGGAAAGACAAAAACACAGGCATTGCAGGATATTAATGCATTTATTGAGAAAGGGATTTTAAAAAAGTATGGAGCGGGACGATCGGTAGTCTATATAAAGATAGGATGA
- the topA gene encoding type I DNA topoisomerase has translation MQKNLVIVESPAKAKTIEKFLGKDFKVLSSYGHIRDLKKKDFSIDVNNDFEPSYEIPADKKALVSTLKTEAKEAETVWLASDEDREGEAIAWHLYEVLKLKPENTKRIVFHEITKSAILKAIEQPRNIDLNLVNAQQARRILDRIVGFELSPVLWRKVKPALSAGRVQSVAVRLIVEREREIHAFKTEAAYRVTAVFLVPDTDGKLVEMKAELARRIKTKKEAKAFLDACQGASFAIDDITTRPIKKTPPAPFTTSTLQQEAARKLGYTVAQTMMLAQRLYESGFITYMRTDSVNLSEFATTGSKDAIIKMMGDRYVHPRHFETKTKGAQEAHEAIRPTYMENQSIEGTAQEKKLYDLIWKRTIASQMADAELEKTTATITISGSNDVFTATGEVIKFDGFLRVYRESYDDDNEQEDESHLLPPLKKGQKLEHGPIIATERFTQRPPRYTEASLVRKLEELGIGRPSTYAPTISTIQQREYVEKGNKDGEKRQFNVMTLKDHQIKDENHTEITGAEKAKLLPTDIGTVVNDFLTEYFPDILDFNFTASVEKEFDEIAEGEVKWTSIMKNFYDKFHPSVESTLAIKTEHKVGERILGEEPGTGKTVSVKIGRFGPVVQIGTVEDEEKPRFAQMKKGQSMETITLEEALELFKLPRTLGEYEGKTVSVGVGRFGPYILHNKVYVSLPKGLDPMEVTLEEAEQLILDKRQKEVERHIKKFEEEPELEILNGRYGPYITYKGSNYKIPKDIVPQDLTLKSCLDLIKLQDEKGANPAPKKKFSKKK, from the coding sequence ATGCAGAAAAACCTTGTCATTGTCGAGTCTCCGGCAAAAGCAAAAACGATTGAAAAGTTTCTGGGGAAAGATTTCAAAGTCCTTTCTAGTTACGGACACATACGTGATCTGAAGAAAAAAGATTTCAGTATCGACGTAAATAATGATTTTGAACCCAGTTACGAAATCCCGGCAGACAAAAAGGCGCTGGTTAGCACACTGAAGACAGAAGCTAAAGAGGCAGAAACCGTATGGCTCGCATCCGATGAGGACCGCGAGGGAGAGGCGATTGCCTGGCATCTGTATGAGGTCTTGAAACTAAAACCGGAAAACACAAAACGAATCGTATTTCATGAAATTACGAAGAGCGCTATCTTAAAAGCTATTGAACAACCACGCAACATTGACCTCAACCTCGTAAATGCACAGCAAGCACGACGGATTCTGGACCGTATCGTAGGTTTCGAACTCTCTCCCGTACTTTGGAGAAAAGTGAAACCGGCACTCTCTGCCGGACGTGTTCAATCAGTTGCTGTCCGTCTGATCGTTGAACGTGAACGTGAAATACATGCTTTCAAAACGGAAGCTGCTTATCGCGTCACTGCCGTATTCCTCGTCCCGGACACGGATGGGAAACTGGTGGAAATGAAAGCTGAACTAGCTCGCCGTATCAAAACAAAAAAAGAAGCAAAGGCTTTCCTCGACGCTTGTCAGGGAGCGAGCTTTGCAATCGATGATATTACCACCCGCCCGATCAAGAAAACGCCTCCTGCTCCGTTTACAACATCTACTTTGCAACAGGAAGCCGCACGCAAGCTGGGATACACCGTAGCGCAGACCATGATGCTCGCGCAGCGTTTATACGAATCGGGATTCATCACTTACATGCGTACGGACTCTGTCAACCTCTCGGAATTTGCAACGACAGGCAGTAAAGACGCTATCATCAAAATGATGGGCGACCGCTACGTACATCCCCGCCATTTCGAGACAAAGACCAAGGGCGCACAAGAAGCTCACGAGGCCATCCGTCCTACATATATGGAGAACCAGTCCATTGAAGGAACAGCGCAGGAGAAAAAATTATATGACTTGATATGGAAACGCACCATAGCTTCACAAATGGCAGACGCGGAACTGGAAAAGACGACTGCTACAATAACAATCAGTGGCAGCAATGATGTATTTACAGCTACTGGTGAGGTGATTAAGTTCGACGGCTTCTTGCGTGTATATCGTGAATCTTATGATGACGACAATGAACAGGAAGATGAGAGCCACCTGCTTCCTCCTCTGAAAAAAGGTCAGAAGTTGGAACATGGACCTATCATCGCAACCGAACGTTTCACCCAACGCCCTCCGCGCTACACGGAAGCAAGTCTTGTACGCAAGTTGGAAGAACTGGGTATCGGACGTCCGTCCACGTATGCACCTACCATCTCTACCATCCAGCAACGTGAGTATGTGGAGAAAGGTAATAAAGACGGAGAAAAACGTCAGTTTAATGTCATGACATTAAAGGATCATCAGATTAAGGATGAGAATCATACTGAAATTACCGGTGCAGAAAAGGCAAAGTTACTTCCAACAGACATCGGCACAGTAGTAAATGATTTCCTGACCGAGTATTTCCCGGACATTCTGGATTTCAACTTTACCGCCAGCGTAGAAAAGGAATTTGACGAAATTGCAGAAGGAGAAGTAAAGTGGACTTCTATCATGAAGAATTTCTATGATAAGTTCCACCCGTCTGTAGAAAGCACGTTGGCTATCAAGACGGAACATAAAGTAGGCGAACGCATCTTGGGAGAAGAACCGGGAACAGGTAAAACCGTTTCCGTTAAGATTGGCCGCTTTGGTCCTGTTGTACAGATTGGTACTGTAGAAGATGAAGAAAAGCCACGCTTTGCGCAAATGAAGAAAGGTCAATCCATGGAAACCATCACATTGGAAGAAGCACTGGAATTATTCAAATTGCCTCGTACATTGGGCGAATATGAAGGAAAGACAGTCAGTGTCGGTGTAGGCCGTTTCGGTCCGTATATCCTGCATAATAAAGTATATGTATCGCTGCCGAAAGGACTCGACCCGATGGAAGTTACTTTGGAGGAGGCGGAACAACTGATTTTGGACAAACGCCAGAAAGAAGTGGAACGCCACATCAAAAAGTTTGAAGAGGAACCAGAACTCGAGATTTTGAACGGACGCTATGGACCTTATATTACCTATAAAGGTTCTAATTATAAAATCCCTAAAGATATTGTCCCACAGGATTTAACGTTAAAAAGCTGTCTTGACTTAATCAAGCTTCAAGACGAAAAAGGAGCGAATCCAGCACCCAAAAAGAAATTCTCGAAGAAGAAGTAA
- a CDS encoding LruC domain-containing protein, translated as MKQTRSHLKSMTIGLLLISSFCSCVDNERNLSSEEETKKIPKEEFFDYDMNQAVAVDIDYTFGNQTRLSGSYRILFEIYDQNPLELDESADAITSWKKKNIEPLYRGATDQNGKYSGEMAISANISKVWLYSDYLGTVSPLELTIEGNRITFNQDAYIKAKQALAASKTRGITTNQHTYLDDWHLLPGADWDENGRPNNLEDGLNIPPADILYNIKHVFRKKTVKVDGKNEIHNISYNYPEFFDGSIAMTSDIPIVKPTEVSLVFVNSSAAWYNTVGYYTYKTGTTPDVNTIKKTIAFPNVSPVYKTLGKGALVCGEAVKLKYWNETTEKYEDKFPEGVTIGWCLQGMGFKSKLTGNSEKIGDIVKGMGPRYSTRAFNKDNQQRTVSLRDKTSGKIVAIGFEDNIDMDYCDALFYITTSEKDAADPNLPELPPSETVPGDKDLYTITYSGTLTFEDLWPKEGDYDMNDIIVRYTSTLSRMVLDNRIYEIEDKFTVEHCGGYLRNGFGYQFHNLSNSNIKSVKITPEDNPTSSFMAGQRVEPGQTHPTILLFDDMTVFKGIADESKRQYTVKVQLDGINEKEIVPPYNPFIFISSNEGRGKEVHLVNYPPTDKADVSLFGTGKDLSRPAEGLYYVSIDMMPFAINMPVSDEIERELITKLKDSKNEGKRIDELYPRFTSWAKSNGTKDKDWYIQK; from the coding sequence ATGAAACAAACAAGATCCCATTTGAAAAGCATGACTATAGGCTTGCTTTTAATTTCTTCCTTTTGTAGCTGCGTAGATAATGAACGAAATCTTTCTTCAGAAGAAGAAACAAAAAAAATCCCCAAAGAAGAATTCTTTGACTATGACATGAACCAAGCTGTTGCCGTAGACATTGATTATACTTTTGGTAACCAAACAAGACTTTCAGGCTCTTATCGTATTCTTTTCGAGATTTATGATCAGAATCCACTCGAATTAGACGAAAGTGCTGATGCTATTACCAGTTGGAAAAAGAAAAATATAGAACCACTTTACCGTGGCGCAACAGATCAAAATGGTAAATATTCCGGAGAAATGGCTATTTCAGCTAATATATCAAAGGTATGGCTATATTCTGATTATCTGGGTACGGTATCTCCCTTAGAGTTAACGATTGAAGGCAACCGAATTACCTTCAACCAAGATGCGTATATCAAAGCTAAACAAGCACTTGCTGCATCAAAAACCAGAGGAATAACGACTAACCAACATACATATCTTGATGATTGGCATCTTCTTCCCGGAGCTGACTGGGACGAAAACGGGAGACCTAACAATTTGGAAGATGGATTAAATATCCCTCCTGCTGATATTCTTTACAATATCAAACATGTTTTTAGAAAAAAAACTGTCAAAGTAGATGGGAAGAATGAAATTCATAACATCAGCTATAATTATCCGGAATTTTTCGATGGTTCAATAGCTATGACATCGGACATTCCTATTGTAAAACCGACCGAAGTCAGCCTTGTTTTCGTTAATAGTTCTGCCGCATGGTATAATACAGTAGGATATTATACATATAAAACAGGTACTACACCAGATGTAAACACGATTAAAAAGACAATTGCATTTCCAAATGTTTCTCCAGTCTACAAGACACTAGGGAAAGGCGCTTTAGTATGCGGTGAAGCTGTGAAGCTAAAATATTGGAATGAAACAACAGAAAAATATGAGGATAAATTCCCTGAAGGTGTTACTATCGGATGGTGCCTGCAAGGAATGGGATTCAAAAGTAAACTTACCGGCAATTCAGAAAAGATCGGTGATATCGTAAAAGGGATGGGACCACGCTATTCTACCAGAGCCTTTAATAAGGACAACCAACAGAGAACAGTATCTCTCCGTGATAAGACTTCCGGAAAAATTGTAGCCATAGGATTTGAGGATAATATTGATATGGACTATTGCGACGCACTCTTCTATATCACTACTTCTGAAAAAGACGCAGCCGACCCGAATCTACCGGAACTCCCCCCAAGTGAAACGGTTCCTGGGGATAAAGATCTGTATACCATTACTTATTCCGGCACACTGACCTTTGAAGACTTATGGCCGAAAGAAGGTGATTATGATATGAATGATATAATAGTCCGTTATACCAGTACTCTGTCTCGAATGGTATTGGACAACCGGATTTATGAAATAGAAGACAAATTTACTGTAGAACATTGTGGAGGTTATCTGAGAAATGGATTCGGATACCAATTCCATAATCTATCCAATAGTAACATCAAGAGCGTCAAGATAACTCCAGAAGATAATCCAACTTCCAGCTTTATGGCAGGACAACGAGTAGAACCCGGACAGACTCATCCTACTATCCTGCTATTTGACGACATGACTGTGTTCAAAGGCATTGCAGATGAATCTAAAAGGCAATATACTGTAAAAGTACAGCTTGATGGAATAAACGAAAAGGAAATAGTTCCTCCTTACAACCCGTTTATTTTTATCAGTTCGAATGAAGGCAGAGGAAAAGAAGTACATTTGGTAAACTATCCTCCTACCGACAAAGCTGACGTATCACTCTTCGGTACAGGAAAAGATCTTTCCAGACCGGCAGAAGGACTCTATTACGTTTCAATAGACATGATGCCATTTGCTATCAATATGCCTGTAAGTGATGAAATCGAACGTGAATTAATAACCAAGTTAAAAGATTCCAAGAACGAAGGCAAAAGAATAGACGAACTATATCCAAGATTCACATCATGGGCTAAATCGAATGGAACAAAGGATAAAGATTGGTATATACAAAAATAA
- a CDS encoding low temperature requirement protein A — MAAICDYTAPMHGFALPRLGCSDSGKEWTIEGHHLVERCQ, encoded by the coding sequence ATGGCTGCAATCTGCGACTATACCGCCCCGATGCACGGATTTGCCTTACCTCGCTTAGGTTGTTCGGACAGCGGTAAGGAATGGACTATTGAAGGACATCATTTGGTGGAACGTTGTCAGTAG
- the argS gene encoding arginine--tRNA ligase has product MKIEDKLVASVISGLKALYGQEVPEKMVQMQKTKKEFEGHLTLVVFPFLKMSRKGPEQTAQEIGEYLKANEPAVAAFNVIKGFLNLTIASATWIELLNEIQADEQYGLVKATETSPLVMIEYSSPNTNKPLHLGHVRNNLLGNALANIVAANGNKVVKTNIVNDRGIHICKSMLAWKKYGNGETPETSGKKGDHLVGDYYVSFDKHYKAELAELMAGFTAQGMSDDEAKAKAEAASPLMQEAREMLVKWEANDPEVRGLWEMMNNWVYAGFDETYKKMGVSFDKIYYESNTYLEGKEKVMEGLEKGFFFKKEDGSVWADLTAEGLDHKLLLRGDGTSVYMTQDIGTAKLRFADYPIDKMIYVVGNEQNYHFQVLSILLDKLGFEWGKSLVHFSYGMVELPEGKMKSREGTVVDADDLMEEMISTAKETSQELGKLDGLTQEEADDIARIVGLGALKYFILKVDARKNMTFNPKESIDFNGNTGPFIQYTYARIQSVLRKAAESGIVVPEQIPAGIELSEKEEGLIQMVADFAAVVKQAGEDYSPSIIANYTYDLVKEYNQFYHDFSILREENEAVKVFRIALSANVAKVVRLGMNLLGIEVPSRM; this is encoded by the coding sequence ATGAAGATAGAAGATAAACTTGTAGCGTCCGTCATCAGCGGACTGAAAGCACTCTACGGTCAGGAAGTCCCTGAAAAGATGGTGCAGATGCAAAAAACGAAGAAAGAATTTGAAGGACATTTGACACTGGTCGTGTTCCCTTTCCTGAAGATGTCAAGAAAAGGACCGGAACAGACGGCACAGGAGATCGGTGAATATCTGAAAGCCAATGAACCGGCTGTAGCTGCCTTTAATGTGATAAAAGGTTTCTTGAACCTGACTATTGCATCGGCTACTTGGATTGAACTGCTCAATGAGATTCAGGCTGACGAACAATATGGTCTGGTAAAAGCTACCGAAACTTCTCCGTTGGTGATGATCGAATATTCTTCTCCGAATACAAACAAACCGCTTCACTTGGGACACGTGCGTAACAACCTTTTGGGTAACGCGTTGGCTAACATTGTGGCAGCAAACGGCAACAAGGTAGTAAAGACTAATATCGTAAACGACCGTGGTATTCATATCTGTAAATCCATGCTGGCATGGAAGAAATATGGGAATGGCGAAACTCCGGAGACTTCCGGAAAGAAAGGCGACCATTTGGTAGGCGATTATTATGTCTCTTTCGATAAACATTATAAAGCGGAACTGGCAGAACTGATGGCTGGATTTACAGCACAGGGAATGAGTGACGATGAGGCTAAGGCGAAAGCCGAGGCAGCATCTCCTTTGATGCAGGAAGCTCGTGAAATGCTGGTGAAGTGGGAAGCCAATGATCCCGAAGTACGTGGATTGTGGGAAATGATGAACAACTGGGTATACGCCGGATTCGACGAAACCTATAAAAAGATGGGCGTCAGCTTCGACAAGATATATTACGAATCCAACACCTACCTCGAAGGAAAAGAGAAGGTGATGGAAGGATTGGAAAAAGGCTTTTTCTTCAAAAAAGAGGATGGTTCTGTATGGGCTGACCTGACTGCCGAAGGACTGGATCACAAATTACTCCTCCGTGGTGACGGTACTTCTGTGTATATGACGCAGGATATCGGTACGGCTAAACTCCGTTTTGCTGATTATCCGATTGATAAGATGATTTATGTAGTGGGTAACGAACAGAATTATCACTTCCAGGTACTTTCTATTTTGCTTGACAAGCTCGGTTTCGAATGGGGCAAGAGCCTGGTCCACTTCTCTTACGGAATGGTGGAACTGCCGGAAGGTAAGATGAAGTCCCGTGAAGGTACTGTGGTGGATGCCGACGACTTGATGGAAGAGATGATTTCCACTGCTAAAGAAACTTCACAAGAACTAGGAAAACTGGATGGTTTGACACAGGAAGAAGCGGATGATATTGCCCGTATCGTTGGTCTGGGAGCATTGAAATATTTCATTCTGAAAGTGGATGCCCGTAAGAACATGACGTTCAATCCGAAAGAATCTATCGATTTTAATGGCAATACGGGTCCATTTATCCAATATACTTATGCGCGTATTCAGTCAGTACTTCGGAAAGCGGCAGAATCGGGTATTGTTGTTCCTGAACAGATTCCGGCTGGTATTGAATTGAGCGAGAAAGAAGAAGGCTTGATTCAGATGGTGGCTGACTTTGCCGCTGTTGTAAAACAAGCCGGTGAAGATTATAGCCCGTCTATTATCGCCAATTATACCTATGATTTGGTGAAAGAATACAATCAATTCTATCACGATTTCAGCATTTTGCGTGAAGAGAATGAGGCGGTGAAAGTATTCCGTATCGCTCTGTCGGCTAATGTAGCCAAAGTTGTTCGTTTGGGAATGAACTTGTTGGGTATTGAGGTACCTTCCAGAATGTAA
- a CDS encoding HU family DNA-binding protein: MNKSDLISAMAAEAQMSKADAKKALDAFITSVTNAMKAGDKVSLVGFGTFSVSERAERTGINPSTKATITIPAKKVAKFKAGAELSAAVE; the protein is encoded by the coding sequence ATGAATAAGTCTGATCTTATTAGTGCAATGGCTGCTGAAGCTCAAATGAGCAAAGCCGATGCAAAAAAAGCACTTGATGCTTTCATCACTTCAGTTACTAATGCTATGAAAGCTGGTGACAAAGTATCTCTCGTAGGTTTTGGTACTTTCTCTGTAAGCGAAAGAGCTGAAAGAACTGGTATTAACCCTTCTACAAAGGCAACTATTACTATTCCTGCTAAGAAAGTAGCTAAATTTAAAGCTGGTGCTGAATTATCTGCAGCTGTTGAATAA
- a CDS encoding rhomboid family intramembrane serine protease: MPTVTKNLIIINVLVFFGTIVAQRYGLDLTNYLGLHFFLASDFNPAQLITYMFMHGGFSHIFFNMFAVFMFGPILEQTWGPKRFLFYYILCGIGAGLIQEGVQYVRYVMELSQHTQVNLIGYGIIPMKEYLNMMTTVGASGAVYAILLAFGMLFPNNRLFIFPLPFPIKAKFFVIGYAAIELWSGLANSVGDNVAHFAHLGGMLFGLILILYWRKKSNNNGTYYS; this comes from the coding sequence ATGCCAACTGTAACTAAAAACCTGATAATTATCAATGTACTAGTATTTTTCGGGACAATCGTAGCCCAACGTTACGGCCTGGATTTAACGAATTATCTGGGATTACATTTTTTCCTCGCAAGTGACTTTAATCCGGCACAACTTATCACTTATATGTTTATGCATGGCGGATTCAGCCACATTTTCTTCAATATGTTTGCTGTCTTCATGTTCGGACCAATTCTCGAACAAACTTGGGGACCCAAACGTTTCCTCTTCTACTATATTCTCTGCGGTATCGGTGCGGGACTTATCCAGGAAGGAGTGCAGTATGTTCGATATGTGATGGAACTCAGCCAACATACACAAGTGAATTTGATAGGTTATGGCATTATCCCAATGAAAGAATATCTGAACATGATGACCACCGTAGGTGCTTCGGGAGCCGTTTACGCCATTTTGCTGGCATTTGGTATGCTGTTTCCCAACAACCGGTTGTTCATCTTTCCGCTGCCTTTCCCTATCAAAGCGAAGTTCTTCGTTATAGGATACGCTGCAATTGAACTATGGTCAGGACTTGCCAATAGCGTCGGAGATAATGTCGCTCACTTTGCTCACTTGGGAGGAATGTTATTCGGATTGATCCTGATTTTGTACTGGAGAAAAAAAAGCAATAACAATGGGACATATTATAGCTGA